GTATATGATTGATAAGCTTACTACTATATATGTTACATCCCGTATTTGTAGCTCAGTTTCCACATTTAGAATAGTTTCCTGATTCTTTGATCTATATGATTCTCTTCCTGCAGTTTCTGTCTTTGGTGAACTCAGAAGCAGCTTTTAACTGCGAGGTGATTCGCGATTGTTATGAAGCCTTTGCACTCTACTGTTTTGAGAGATACATGATAGCTTGTCTAGGTAAATGATGCTTCACATTTTCTTGATTCACTTGAAGATATCTTTGGGATTCTTGTTTTCATCTCTGTATCCTCCACAGATGGAGAAGAACGTACGATTGAATTCATGGAACAGCAGACAGTGATCACCCAGACCACTCCTCTTCTCGAAGGCACATGTTCTTATAAAGTTGTGGAGCATCCTTTCCCAATGAACTGCTTCCTTAAAGACTGGAACCTTGGTCCTCAGTTTTATCACGCTGTTAAAATTGGCATCGTTCAATATGTATGTCACTGTCATTAAAAAAATCTTGTGGACTATTATGCTCTATGATCTTCTATTCAAACtgactttaaaaaaatttctgcTTCTTCAGATGATACTGAAGATGATCTGTGCTCTATTAGCAATGCTCCTTGAAGCCTTTGGAGTTTATGGAGAAGGCAAGTTCCAATGGAACTACGGgtaatcttctttcttttcatcaTCCATTCTCGTCGGGATCCGGGTACAACCTAATGAAACATTCAAATTAAGAAAGTAGgattttctaaatttattttttttgttttaaaatgatagattttctagAATCTTAAAGTGCTTTTAGTAGTTAATGTTgataagttatatatttttaagaaacattaattgaaaatatttagttattagaaaatgtataataaagtaaacaataaatttaattgtaaatatttattatatttttaatattcgtgaatactctagaaaatctaACGAGTACTAAAAGTTCTTAGGAAGTGTTTATAGTCTCCAAAATCTCAGATCCGGCCATGAATGTGTTCATCCTTGTCTTGATTCTAACATGGTATGATTATTGTATGTTGTCTCGTTTGCAGGTATCCATATCTGGCTGTAGTCCTGAACTTCAGCCAAACATGGGCGTTGTACTGCCTTGTACAGTTCTACAACGTCATCAAAGACAAGCTAGCACCCATCAAACCATTAGCCAAGTTCTTAACCTTCAAGTCTATTGTATTCCTCACCTGGTGGCAAGGCATCATCGTTGCGTTCCTCTTCTCCATGGGACTCTTCAAAGGGTCTTTAGCTAAGGAGCTCAAAACGAGGATACAAGACTACATCATCTGCATAGAGATGGGTGTTGCCGCTGTGGTTCATCTCTACGTCTTCCCAGCGGCTCCCTACAAGCGCGGGGAGAGATGCGTCCGCAACGTGGCGGTGATGTCGGATTACGCGTCTATAGACACGCCTCCTGACCCGGAAGAGGTTAAGGACAGCGAGAGAACGACTAGGGTGAGGTACGGGAGGCATGATGATGAGTGGGAGAAGCGGTTGAACTTCCCGCAGAGCGTGCGGGATGTGGTGGTGGGGAGCGGGGAGATCATTGCTGATGACATGAGGTTCACGGTTTCTCACGTGGTGGAGCCGGTGGAGAGAGGGATAGCGAAGATTAACAGGACGTTTCATCAGATATCTGAAAACGTGAAGAGGTTTGAGCAGAAGAAGAGGAGGACTAAAGATGATTCGTATGTGATTCCGCTGAATCCGTGGACGAAAGAGTTCTCTGAGGTTCATGAGGATCTCCATGAAGGAGGGAGTGTGAGTGATAGCGGTTTGGGGAGTACAAAGCGGCGTCAACAGTCTAGAGTCTCGGGACTGTGGAGTAGAATGCGAAGGTGAGGACGAAAGAGTTCTCGTCTTCTTGACCATTTCGACAAAAGAAGCTGTAGATGTTTATGAGATGATGATGCTAATGTGATGGGTTACTTACACAGAGGTAACAAACAGATTGCTACTAACTAGATTTCTCTGCTCTTGATACAACTTTATGGAGAAGTTAGAATCTGTATTTCGCTTATGACAGATGTTTACActaaaaaagattttaaaaaaaaaattgttgtggTTAGACCGTTAAAGAATCTTATCCTAGAATTTGTTGTGAACCAAACTTCCACATGTTGTGTTGGTTCTCATTTCTCGAATCTACCATTCAAGATGGATAACGTTATAACCAAATGTTGAAGAAATCGTTAATCAGTAGTAAGGTATTCTCTATGggaatttaaagtttaaacgGGAATTAGGAGTTAATAAATTAATGGGTAATTGCACTAGATAGccatagaaataaaatatattagcttagtggAGAGGGTAGTGTTAACATTTCTAATTCACGGTAATAACCCTTCTAGCTAGAGTGTATTATGTCATCTAGTTGTTATATACATCACATCTCGCTGTCCCACTGTTTCTCcctctctatctttctctccatctctctctacatcctgattttttttctttaattcacTTTCATTTTTATCAGATTCTAAATACTATTAATAGAAACTTTTAAAACTTTTGACTTCTTAATATGAAAATGTATGAACATGTCCATTCactattaaaacaataattaataaagatTTGTCAAGTATATTCCAtttatgaaaaattaataaaaattaatattaattatcaaaaaaaatattaacattgTTAACACcaccgtaaaccttaaaccctaggGTTCACCCTTTAAAGTAGGATTAAGGGTTCACcctctagggtttagggtttgcaacatagggtttaggattttgctaatgtttttttcctttcttcggCAATTAactttatgattaatttttatttttttataaacaaaatgacttgataaatttttattgattattattttagtgatgTATGCACTCGTTTATCTCGGGGTGAACATGTGCgttcattattaaaataataatcaataaaatattCCTTAGTCATagacatttcataattttacaAATGTGtactatgatatttattttgtttcattctatttgggtttatgatttatatttggatttaaggtttagtgattaggatttatggtttgaTATATTTAGAAGGCAGAAGTGAAATTATGGTCAAcattaaattttgatatttgagtttaagatttatttttgggtttagagtttaatttTTAGCTTAAGGTTTAGTGATTatagtttatggtttagtatttagagagtGAGAGTAAAGTTAGGGTCAgtttagattttaatatttgagtttaagatttaatttttggtttaggatttagtgattagagtttatTGATTAATATCTAGAGAGTGAAAGTGAAATTAGAGTCagctttaaattttaatattgaacCGTTACATACAACACACTCTCATGTTAATGTTtgatatttagtaaaaattattttttccgaCACTCTTCTGACACATAACTACTTCCCTATAATAATACCTTTCTAATTCTACGATTGGATACCTACCTATAAGAAACAATGGATTTGGACTCCTAATTATCTTTGTATTTGTGGTTacctaaataatattttatttgcatGGATTCCTAATTATCTTTGTATTTGTGGTTTTCCATCCAATTTGgcctaaattaattatatatttatattagataatttattttaggtttgattataaaattatttcgatGAATTATAAAAAGTAGATATACAAAAAGatttagttcaaaaaaaaatatacaaaaaaacaaaattttgaacttACACTTATTACTAAATTTAGGGTCCAAATGGTAACCATTAAAATAGGAATATGAATCAGTAGGAAATGAAtgaatagaaacaaaaaaaaagaataaaaataaatatttgtttcttttgttccaTATCAATTTTGATATGGAATGTTTTTCTTCTATAGTTCCTTAAAATTCAAAGAATCACACGCAGCGAAAATTCTCTATAAATGGTGTAATTTTAAAAGAATGAGTAGGAATTGACTATTCTCATTAATTTCTTATGTCACCATTTGGACCCTTAACCGATTTATACTAATATAGATCAAACTAGACTgtttaaatcgatttttaaCCACTTAATTTAGTCGGACATCTTACACTGTTTTAAGAATTTTGGTTATAACCATTCCAAAGAGGTACAAGCTGCAAAATAACTAgtaaagaagagaagaacatCTTCAGACATAGGGACAAGAAAACAGAGTTAAACTAATGAACCAGAGACTTGCTACTTTAGGTATAGAGTAGAACTGAGTAGCATACAatgtaataataaaaacaaatcaaagatTGTTCTTCATCAAGGCATAGACTTAGCCATTTGTCTGAGAAGAAACTTCTGAATCTTTCCAGTAGAAGTCTTAGGAAGCTCCTCCTGAAAAACCACATTCCTCGGAACCATATACTTTGGCAGCTTCGTCTTGCAAAActctcttatctctctctcaGACACAGACCCATCAAGACACTTCAAGCTCACAAACGCACACGGTGTCTCTCCCCACATCTTGTCTGGCTTAGCCACCACAGCCGCCTCCTTAACCACAGGGTTTGTGTACAGAACCGTCTCAACTTCCTTACTGCTAATGTTCTCTCCTCCGCATATGATCACATCCTTTGACCTATCCTTGACCTCCAAGTAACCGTCCGGGTGCATCACACCCATGTCTCCTGTGTAGAACCACCCGTCCTCTCTCATACTCGCCGCGGTGCCTTCCGGGTCTTTGTAGTAACCCAGCATAACCGAACCGCCTCTAAAAACAATTTCTCCCACGGTTACTCCATCGTGCTTAACGCTTTTACCAGTTAGCGTGTCCCTCACGTCAACTTCTGCAAACACAGCCGTTCTAATCCCTTGCCTTGATTTCAGTTttgctctctctctttctccaaGACCATCCCATTCCGGCTTCCACGCGCATGAGACATTCAGACAACCAGTTTCCGTCAGCCCGTAaccgtgtcccacatcaaaaccTAGACTCTCAGCGCTGGAGATAACCGTCTCCGGTGGAGGAGCTCCAGCTGTCATAACCCGAACCGGTTGTTTAAGCTGTCTCCGAGATGGAGAGTTTGTCAACATGTTGAGAACCATCGGCGCAGCGCACATGTGTGTCACGTGATGCTTGTCTATCGAATCGTAGATAGTCTTCGCGTCAACTCTTCTAAGGCATATGTTTGTAGCCCCAACAGCGGCTGTGGCCCATGTGTAGCTCCAACCGTTAGCGTGAAACATCGGTAAGGTCCATAAGTAAACCGGCCGGTTAGGCATGGACCAGTCGAGCAAAGAGTTAATAGTACTCATGAAAACGGCACGGTGGCTAAGTACTACACCTTTGGGAGACGACGTCGTTCCGGAGGTGTAGTTAAGCACCATTGGGTTCCACTCGCTGCTAGGACGCACCCACTTGAACGTCTCGTCTCCTCTCTCCATAACACCTTCGTACGTGTCTAGAAACTCCACGTTAGAAGATAACGACATGTTGACGTCATCTTGGAGGAGGACGAGACGTGGCTTCTCGTTCTTGGGCAAGAACGAGACAGCTTCAAGAACTAAAGAACTCGAGTGGTGGTCGACGAAAACGAGCTTGGTTTCGCTGTGACGCAGGAGGACTGAGAGTGCGTTAGCGTCTAAGCGAGGGTTGATGTTGTTGAGGATGGCCCCGGACATAGGAACCGCGAACTGAAGCTCGTAGACGGAAGGGACGTTGGGACCAATAACGGATACGACTTGGCCACGGTTGATTCCGAGGGAAGGGGAAGATAGAGTCGAAGCTATGCGGAGACATCGGGAATGAGTTTCGGACCAAGTACGGACGGTGGTTGTGTGGAGGAGGGAAGGTGAGTCGCCGTAGACAGAGGCGGCTCGGTCTAAGTAGCCGAGAACTGTGAGAGGTGATGAGTTTGAAGGGTGTGGGAGTAAAAGTTCCATAGTTGATAATGTCTTGATAGTTTAACTATAATGTGTTTTAAGTTATTACTTTTGATACGGCTTTAGtggaatatatataaatattttgttcgTATGTGGTTAGGTGAAATAGTAATCATTATCTTGCAACATTATATTTCTAGGTTAAGCTAATACTAGAATTACAAATAATCATGAAATATAACTTAGCTTTCTATGTTTGGGAATAATCATATCAACTTTTGAAGAACAAAAAGTGTGGTTTAATTGTATTCaagtatacatataaaataaaatatgaaacaaagaattaataaattttctttgGAACTAACGTGTACGTATCATCGTTATAAGAAGCAAAACAAATTTAAGCAAGATGAATTAAGTGTACTAATCTGGTATTAGCTATAATAAGAGATATATAGTTTGCATTAAAAGAAAGATATTATAACAAGACGTAATTGCATATATCTACCGACAAACATAGTAAATTGCCTCAACGACCCAGTTAATGCTGAAAGGTTGTTGCCTGTTGGAAAGTGGAAGTTTGGAAACCGCAACCTActattcatttaaattaaatttatccgAGATGTAAAGAATTGCGAAAATGCTTTATTGATGTATTTATATTTCGAAGATTGTTAAGACAAAACGACATACTCGATGTTTTATTAGGGAACGTGAATACATTATTTACATGCAATATGCATGCGTGGAATGAATTTAGAATGCATATTTATCACACACTAATTAGCCATTCTCTTGTGTCATTTTGGGTTACCAAACCTTTTTAAATAAAGGAAGCACGAAAAATAATCTGCAAGTGTATGTTATACGTTACACGTATCGATCCAAGATGGCAAGATC
This Brassica napus cultivar Da-Ae chromosome C6, Da-Ae, whole genome shotgun sequence DNA region includes the following protein-coding sequences:
- the LOC111213064 gene encoding protein LAZ1 homolog 1-like, whose product is MEWRGIICTLFFILSIGESSSRFQMIWLPNLGAGVDVAGTYFTWPILSASVFVTVAILISMYLIFEHLASYNQPEEQKFLIGLILMVPVYALESFLSLVNSEAAFNCEVIRDCYEAFALYCFERYMIACLDGEERTIEFMEQQTVITQTTPLLEGTCSYKVVEHPFPMNCFLKDWNLGPQFYHAVKIGIVQYMILKMICALLAMLLEAFGVYGEGKFQWNYGYPYLAVVLNFSQTWALYCLVQFYNVIKDKLAPIKPLAKFLTFKSIVFLTWWQGIIVAFLFSMGLFKGSLAKELKTRIQDYIICIEMGVAAVVHLYVFPAAPYKRGERCVRNVAVMSDYASIDTPPDPEEVKDSERTTRVRYGRHDDEWEKRLNFPQSVRDVVVGSGEIIADDMRFTVSHVVEPVERGIAKINRTFHQISENVKRFEQKKRRTKDDSYVIPLNPWTKEFSEVHEDLHEGGSVSDSGLGSTKRRQQSRVSGLWSRMRR
- the LOC111213067 gene encoding probable acyl-activating enzyme 4, coding for MELLLPHPSNSSPLTVLGYLDRAASVYGDSPSLLHTTTVRTWSETHSRCLRIASTLSSPSLGINRGQVVSVIGPNVPSVYELQFAVPMSGAILNNINPRLDANALSVLLRHSETKLVFVDHHSSSLVLEAVSFLPKNEKPRLVLLQDDVNMSLSSNVEFLDTYEGVMERGDETFKWVRPSSEWNPMVLNYTSGTTSSPKGVVLSHRAVFMSTINSLLDWSMPNRPVYLWTLPMFHANGWSYTWATAAVGATNICLRRVDAKTIYDSIDKHHVTHMCAAPMVLNMLTNSPSRRQLKQPVRVMTAGAPPPETVISSAESLGFDVGHGYGLTETGCLNVSCAWKPEWDGLGERERAKLKSRQGIRTAVFAEVDVRDTLTGKSVKHDGVTVGEIVFRGGSVMLGYYKDPEGTAASMREDGWFYTGDMGVMHPDGYLEVKDRSKDVIICGGENISSKEVETVLYTNPVVKEAAVVAKPDKMWGETPCAFVSLKCLDGSVSEREIREFCKTKLPKYMVPRNVVFQEELPKTSTGKIQKFLLRQMAKSMP